Below is a window of Nicotiana tabacum cultivar K326 chromosome 19, ASM71507v2, whole genome shotgun sequence DNA.
TGCAACTGCTGGTGTGAAAAAGGCTAAGAGCAAGTTTTATCACTGCAAGAAGCCTGGGTATCATAAGAAGCAATGTCCGGCTTATCTGGCTAAACCGAATAATAAACCAGGTGATTTACATCTACTTGTTTAGCGGCTATTTCTACCATGTCATGGTGTGTAGATTCGGGAACCACTAATCATGTCTGCACTTATTTGCAGGGGTTTCAGGTAACGCGACGGCTAAGTAGAGGAGAAATCAATGTTTATCAAGTAGATGGTTCAACAACCCCTGCTTTAGCAAtaggaaatattagtatttcgGTTGGTAGTAATAGAGTTTTAGCTTTAAAGGACACATTATATGTACCTTCcgttagaaggaatttaatttcAGTTTCTAGCGCTATGAGAGATGGTTATGACATTAATTtttatgatattgataaatgtgTTATTAGTCATAATAAACGTTATCTCTCATCGGCTACATTGATTAATGGTCTTTTTATTGTTGGCTCTATTCCTAAACCGTTACAACATAAAGAACTGAATTATATTGATTTACTAAATAAGAGAAAACGTTCTTCTGAATTGAGTGAAACATATTTATGGCACTTGCATTTAGATTATATAAATCTAAAAAAATTTCAAGATTGGTTAAGGATGGACCTTTAAGTTCATTAAAAGTAGAGGCACTACCAACTCGTGAATCTTGTTTAGAAGGAAAAATGACAAAACGAAATTTTTCCTCAAAAGAAAATCGACCACGTGATAAATTAGAGTTAATTCATTCTGATTTGTGTGGTCAAATGAATGTCCAAGCAAGAGGTGGTTATGAGTATTTTGTTACCTTCACAGATGATTACTCAAAGTATGgatatatttatttattgtatCGAAAGTTTGAatgttttgaaaagttcaaagaattTAAGACAGAGACTGAAAAGCGACataataaatatatcaaaacaCTACGATCTGATCGTGGTGGGGAGTACCTCTATGCGGAACTCATTAGTTATTTATCAGAATGTGGAATAACCTCTCAATTATCTGCACCtggaactccacaacaaaatggtgtaactgaaagaagaaataggacTCTTATGGAAATGGTTAGATCAATGATGAGTTATTCTAGTTTGCCTTCGTTCTTTTGGGGACATGCCTTAGAAACAACAAATTATGTTCTGAATTTAGTTCCTTCAAAGTCAGTACCATAGAATTGTGGACTGGGTGCAAACCTAGTCTGCGGCACATTCGAGTTTGGGGTTATCCAAAAGGGACGAAAGGTGGTTTATTCTATTGTCCTAAAGAAAAAAAGGTAATTGTTAGCACAAATGCCAAGTTTCTTGAAGCGGActatttgatgaaccatgttcctagaagtaaacttgTTTTACAGGAACTTAGAAAAGGAATGGAAACTCGGTCatctgaaaaataaaatgacCAAATGCAAACCCCGAAAGTCGATTTTGACACACCATTGCATTTTAGTAGTGGGAGAAATGTCAATAGACTTGATGTCCCACAAGAACAAGTGCCCGAAGTCATACTACCACAAAGTAGTGGGAGTTATGTTGAGCAAACTGCACAACAGGATGAAGTCGTTGATATCCCTGTGGATAACATAGAGACTGGGGTTCCTGATAATGATGTGGTTCAACCACAAGATCATAATGGTGTAGTTGCAACTGATGTAGTGCGTAGTCATAGTGGGAGAGAAATAAGACAGCCAGTTCATTATACGctcttgggagaatcatatgataGGATCCCTGAGGAGCCAACTTCCGAACCTGTCAATTACGACCAAGCACTACATGATAAAGATGTTGATAAGTGGGTTGCTGGTATAAAATCAGAGATGGGTCTATGCACTCTAATCAAGTATGAGATCTTGTAGAATCACCTGATGGGGTTAAACCCATTGGATGCAAGTggatctataagaaaaagagaggttttcacgacccaaactccctccgtataatgtcgtgacgacacctagtctctacgactaggtaagcctaataaattgcagaaatataacaaaaacaaaagtaaaacttggAAAGTAACAACAGTGGGTAACTGAATAACTAATAACAATGCCgtttggcatgtacaataaccaatactctataatacatagtcttcccaaaacctgaaacatcgtaagtcacaagctacagaagaaaactagtatctctatacaccagagtctaacaaaagaagtacgaaaggtaaatgacataggagagaatagagagggactctaAGTTATGCGGACAtgacagatgtaccttgaagtctccgtacaacagcaagcactctcagctaatagcagAGCTGATAagtagtacctggatctacacacaaaaaatatgtgcagaagagtagcatgagtacaacgtTACCCACTAAGTGCCAAGTCTAATCTCGGTCTAGTATTAATGAGGTctggtcaggcccactggtatataataaataaagcatgagaatatacaatataataagagactagaatttaacaaaaggaaacacagcaaggcaacagtacaacacacaggggtaaacagcaggggatctcccgagataccgttttgtagtcccaaaataaatatacatagagaactcccgaggtaccgccccgtagtctcaaaagtaaatatgcagggagaactcccgaggaaccacctcgtagtctcaatgtaaatgtgcagggagaactcccgaggaaccgcctcgtagtctcaaaagtaaatacgcagggagaactcccgatgaaccgcctcgtagtctcaaaagtaaatatgcaaggagaactcccgagaaacctcctcgtagtctcaaaagtaaatatacagctcaaccgataaataccatagttaacagcaagaattttacagttaagactgataaagaactaggaaaaacaggaaatcaactaggcatgcttcacagagttcaaataagcatttaaagcacgtagacatgtgatattagaCTAAGCAGGATAACTATGCATATTGGGttactcaattaagaatgaaaaatagactaatactcatttaaacggtataactcaaattaaaggaaacaagtcgttactcagtaaaataaatcagatttttcaacaaatagcccatgtacgtactcgtcacctcacgtacacgacgctcacatgtcacaatagtaccaaatcctaaggggatctcccccacacaaggttaggtaagccacttacctcgaaccaagctcaaatcaatccgtaacAATGCTTTTTCTACGAATATCCGATtccgaatgacccaaatctagccaaaaattatatatcataaatataactataagaaactaatctagttaatgaaatcaaagctaaagcgagaaattagaaaatcgccctaaaaagtctccccgggcccacgtctcgaaatcgggtaaaagtcacaaaatacgaacatacatttactcacgagtctaaccataaaagaattactcgaatccgacctcaaatcgccttctAAAACTCGAAATtatagcctatgaagtttctaccattatcccccaaatttccaactcaaatccttaattagaagatgaaaacaacaatagattcatgaaatatagtccaatccgagttagaacCACTTACCCCAATAATCTCCTTGAAGAAATCTTGAAAAATCGCttcacaccgagctctcaaactcccaaaatcgaaatgggaaaTCAACCCTCGAAATCCTATTTTCTGCCCAATAAACTCGCTTCTTCGAGCCTTCAACCGCACCAGCGggaaaaccatcgcaggtgcgaaaatgacttaaatggcTAGGACCGCATCTAGGAGttttgggccgcacctgcgagcccgctccTACAGTTTGACTTCTGCATCTGTGACCCTTGCCCATGCCCCCCATACCACTCCTGCAACCATCATTCCACACATGCGATCCCGCACATGCGGTCTCCCCACTGCAAGTGCGAAAACACCACAACTTAAATAGCTTtagcaattgcataagtccaaaactcaatccgttaatcatctgaaatacacccgaggcctccgagacctcaagcaaacataccaactagtcctaaatcaccatacggacttagtcgagccctcaaatcacatcaaacaatgcaaaaaacatgaatcaccctccaattcaaacttaatgaactttgaaacttcaaacttctacaaccgatgccgaaacctatcaaatcacgtccgattgacctcaaagtttaCACACatgtcatattcgacattacggacctactccaactttcggaatcggattctgaccccgatatcaaaatgtccactaccggtcaaaatctccaaaaattcgactttcgccatttcgagcctaaATTAGTTACAGACCtcaaaaacacaatccggacacgcctgtaagtccaaaatcacccaatagagctaacGAAACCTacggaactccattctggagtggtcttcacacagttttgactacggtcaaaatcttaagacttaagcttccgtttagggactaaatggcccaaaacactccgaaaccaaaaacaaaacctcccgacaagtcacataagcagaaaaagatacgggggaagcagttaataggggatcatggctattactctcaaaacaaccggccgggtcgttacatcctccccctcttaaaatagtcattcgtcctcgaacgagcataaagacatacctaaagtggtaaaaatatgaggataacgactgcgcatatcctgatcggtctcccaagtcgcctcctcgactgactgacccctccactgaaccttcacagaagcaacgttctttgacctcagctttcgaacctgcctggccaaaatagccactggctcctcaacataagatagatctttgtccaactggactgagctgaaatccaacacataagccagatcgccgtgatacttctggaacatagaaacatggaatactggatggacTCCTGCTAGACTAGGAGGTAAGGCaacctcataagcaacctccccaactcgttgcaatacctcaaatggaccaattaaccttgggctcaacttgcccttctttccgaacctcataacgcccttcataggcaaaacttagagcaagacccgctctccaaccatgaatacaacaccacaaaccttccgatccgcataacttttctgtctggactgggctatgcaaagtcgatcctaaatcaccttcacatTATCCAggacatcctgaaccaagtttgtaccttTAACTGCTAGAAGAtatcggtacgccatgaagcctgacaatctcacggatataaatttGAGTCAACTGCTCGAAAGAATTGGTAGTCATCACACGAATGAAATAagatgacttggtcagcctatccacaatcatccaaactgcgtcaaacttccgctgagttcgtgggagtctaacaacgaaatccatagtgatccgctcccatttccactccggaatctctatcttctgaagcaatccacctggccgctgatgctcatacttaacctgttggcAATTTGGACAGCGAGCCACATACtacactatgtctttctttatcctcctccaccagtaatgttgccttAAGTCCTGATACTTCTTCGCGGTACCccgatgaatggagtaccgcgaactgtgagcctcctgaagaatcaactctcacaaaccatctacattgggcacacataacctgccctgcatcctcaatgcaccatcatccttaatagtgacctccttagcatcaccgtgctggaccgtgtccttaaggaaaaacatatgggggtcatcatactgacgctccctgatccggtcataaagagaagaccgagagaccacacaagtcaatactcgactcggctcagaaatagccaatctcacaaactggctggctaaggcctggaCATCCAATGCTATGGTCCTCtttgctgctggtagatatgctaagatccccaaactctctacccagcgactcaaagcatcggccaccacattggccttcccagggtggtacaaaatggtgatagcataatccttaagcagctttatttacctcctctgacgcaaattaagatccttctacttgaacagatgctgcaaactccgatgatcggtgtagatctcataaggtacaccatacaaatagtgcctccaaatattcaaggcataaacaatagctgctaattcaaggtcgtggacaagatagttcttttcatgtaccttcagctgtctggacgcgtaggcaatcaccctaccgtcctgcatcaacaccgcaccgagaccaatccgcgatgcatcacaatatacagtataagaccccgaacctgtaggcaataccaatattgggactgtagtcaaagttgtcttgagcttctgaaagctctcctcacactcttttATCCAgttgaatagagcacccttctgggtcagcctggtcataggtgctgcaatagatgagaatccctctataAAATGATgctaataccctgccaaaccaagaaaaatccggatctctgtagctgatgacggtctaggccaactctgcattgTGTTACGCCTCATAaaaatttcttaattatttaagtttttaaagtgcgccaacggtatttgggaataa
It encodes the following:
- the LOC107789447 gene encoding uncharacterized protein LOC107789447; the encoded protein is MQTPKVDFDTPLHFSSGRNVNRLDVPQEQVPEVILPQSSGSYVEQTAQQDEVVDIPVDNIETGVPDNDVVQPQDHNGVVATDVVRSHSGREIRQPVHYTLLGESYDRIPEEPTSEPVNYDQALHDKDVDKWVAGIKSEMGLCTLIKYEIL